The Takifugu rubripes chromosome 3, fTakRub1.2, whole genome shotgun sequence genome contains a region encoding:
- the xkr7 gene encoding XK-related protein 7 — protein MAFDRLELLPVRWRHSAEWRYVHALYLGVQSRWHRDPERRHFYWRMMFESADISMLRLLESFLKSAPQLVLQLSIMIYTKQVLPLQGLSASASLISLAWMIASYQKVLRDSRDDKLPMTYKAVVVQILWHLFTIGARTLAFALFASVFQLYFGIFIVAHWCIMTFWIIQGETDFCMSKWEEIIYNMMVGVVYIFCWFSVREGRTRCRMLIYSLTVFVENVALTTIWYLYRGSRTSESYAVIMVCVVASSYALGTFFMFVYYCLLHPDGPVSGWGYIVEKEVPVESLGSPASSHPPDVVSSPPRTLQRTKGSEREQGAGIDGDVFQVRPPRGAHAPVNHPTPRTEGPVIRIDLPRKKYPAWDAHFIDRRLRKTILVLESAAPVTPRIQYRCLGNPKEVMEYETTV, from the exons GTACGTCCACGCTCTGTACCTGGGCGTGCAGAGCCGGTGGCACAGGGACCCCGAGCGCCGTCACTTCTACTGGCGCATGATGTTTGAAAGTGCCGACATCAGCATGCTGCGCCTGCTGGAGTCCTTCCTGAAGAGCGCGCCTCAGCTGGTCCTGCAGCTCAGCATCATGATCTACACCAAGCAGGTCCTGCCTCTTCAGG GCCTTTCAGCTTCTGCCTCGCTGATTTCCCTCGCCTGGATGATCGCCTCCTATCAGAAAGTGCTGAGGGACTCCCGGGACGATAAGCTGCCCATGACCTACAAGGCCGTCGTCGTTCAGATCCTGTGGCACTTGTTCACCATCGGCGCCCGCACCCTGGCCTTCGCTCTCTTCGCCTCCGTGTTCCAGCTTTACTTTGGCATCTTCATCGTGGCCCACTGGTGCATCATGACCTTTTGGATAATCCAAGGTGAAACGGACTTCTGCATGTCCAAATGGGAGGAGATCATCTATAACATGATGGTGGGGGTTGTGTACATTTTCTGCTGGTTCAGTGTGAGGGAGGGGCGCACTCGGTGCAGGATGCTCATCTACAGCCTGACCGTGTTCGTTGAGAACGTGGCGCTCACCACGATCTGGTACCTGTATCGCGGCTCCCGTACATCAGAGTCCTACGCCGTCAtcatggtgtgtgtggtggccagCAGCTACGCTCTGGGCACCTTCTTCATGTTTGTGTATTACTGTCTGCTGCACCCCGACGGCCCGGTCTCAGGGTGGGGGTATATTGTGGAGAAGGAGGTGCCTGTGGAGTCGCTGGGCTCTCCGGCTTCCAGCCACCCGCCCGACGTGGTGAGCAGCCCCCCCAGGACCCTGCAGAGAACTAAAGGCTCTGAGAGAGAGCAGGGGGCCGGCATAGACGGAGACGTGTTTCAGGTAAGACCACCCCGGGGTGCTCACGCCCCAGTGAACCACCCCACACCCAGGACAGAGGGGCCTGTCATCCGAATAGACCTGCCCAGGAAGAAATACCCCGCCTGGGACGCCCATTTCATCGACCGCAGGCTGCGTAAAACCATCCTCGTCCTGGAAAGCGCCGCACCGGTCACGCCAAGGATCCAGTACCGCTGTCTGGGCAATCCCAAAGAAGTGATGGAGTACGAGACCACCGTGTGA